From the Vibrio metoecus genome, one window contains:
- the sltY gene encoding murein transglycosylase — protein MTRLTVFKPRSLVSILMFTTVCAVGSASASALDLEAQRAQYDKAQRWLDEKNIQQYQRIRKQIDSYPLSPYLDYRAFLIDLGSKPPIAVRNFIDSHKEFPFSARIAAPYLDALASNKKWSALLQFQTQLPNGETYQCHYYNAKLQTGKRNEAFEGAKKLWLNGASIADACDPLFKEWERVGGLNDDWVLKRALLAFEGRNRNLMVYLQKKLNGQKSQAKAKAMVELFDNPERVVAYGRKASQDPLNQKLAELALQKWAREDPQQAQAALNDVAKALGWSREHKSRLAHFIAIRLMDSDNQAITQWRDDVTRASQDVRLIEARIRLALRENDWRDLNQWIAVLPEQERKTLRWQYWQGRSEIALGKKKEGTERLKGLLGQRSFYSVAAAKFLQQSVNYPTSTVTLDMKLVKAHKKALARIDELIALDKITAAKSEWRWLLERVSQKEKEMLAAYAANAGWYQMTIAATISASLWDNNQLRFPVVHQNLFTLHGKKNGIDPITLMSLARQESALNPDAQSPVGARGLMQIMPDTARYTARKYQLSYSNPDELYQVGKNIEIGSRYLSSLLERYDQNRILAFAAYNAGPSRVDSWLKRSEGKLDAYGFIEAIPFAETRGYVQNILMFETYYRDLMGVQGRFLNEHELNTRY, from the coding sequence ATGACGCGCCTGACGGTATTTAAGCCGCGTAGCCTTGTTTCGATCTTGATGTTCACCACGGTATGTGCAGTGGGTTCTGCTAGCGCGAGTGCTTTGGATTTAGAGGCGCAGAGAGCTCAATACGATAAAGCGCAGCGTTGGTTGGATGAAAAGAATATTCAACAATATCAACGTATTCGTAAGCAGATCGACAGTTATCCGTTGAGTCCTTATCTCGATTACCGAGCTTTTCTGATCGATCTCGGCAGCAAACCGCCGATCGCGGTACGCAATTTTATTGATAGTCATAAAGAGTTTCCATTTTCCGCTCGGATCGCCGCTCCTTATTTAGATGCGTTGGCGAGCAATAAAAAATGGTCGGCATTGCTGCAATTTCAAACGCAACTGCCCAATGGCGAAACTTACCAATGCCATTACTACAATGCCAAACTGCAAACCGGAAAACGCAATGAGGCGTTTGAAGGGGCGAAAAAGCTGTGGCTCAACGGAGCGAGCATCGCTGATGCCTGTGATCCACTATTTAAAGAGTGGGAGCGAGTTGGTGGCCTGAACGATGACTGGGTCTTGAAACGTGCGTTATTGGCGTTTGAAGGGCGCAACCGTAACCTGATGGTTTACCTTCAGAAAAAGCTGAATGGACAAAAATCGCAAGCGAAAGCGAAAGCCATGGTGGAGTTGTTTGATAACCCTGAGCGAGTGGTTGCCTATGGTCGGAAAGCCTCTCAAGATCCACTCAATCAAAAGTTAGCAGAATTGGCGCTGCAAAAATGGGCAAGAGAAGATCCTCAGCAGGCGCAAGCTGCGTTGAATGATGTAGCTAAAGCACTGGGATGGAGCCGAGAACACAAAAGCCGATTAGCACATTTTATTGCGATTCGTTTGATGGATAGTGATAATCAAGCGATTACTCAATGGCGTGATGACGTGACTCGCGCTAGCCAAGATGTGCGTTTGATTGAAGCGCGTATTCGTCTAGCTCTGCGTGAGAATGATTGGCGAGATCTGAATCAATGGATTGCGGTGTTACCGGAGCAAGAGCGTAAAACGCTGCGCTGGCAATATTGGCAGGGAAGAAGTGAGATTGCGTTAGGCAAAAAGAAAGAAGGTACCGAACGGCTTAAAGGTCTGCTTGGACAACGCAGCTTTTACAGCGTGGCTGCGGCCAAATTTTTGCAGCAATCCGTTAATTATCCAACCAGTACTGTCACGTTAGACATGAAGTTGGTGAAAGCGCATAAGAAAGCGCTAGCGCGCATCGATGAACTGATAGCACTTGATAAAATCACTGCGGCAAAAAGTGAATGGCGCTGGTTACTTGAGCGAGTTTCTCAGAAAGAAAAAGAAATGTTGGCAGCCTACGCAGCGAATGCCGGATGGTATCAAATGACTATTGCCGCAACAATTTCTGCAAGTCTTTGGGACAATAACCAATTGCGCTTCCCTGTCGTTCATCAAAACCTATTTACCTTACATGGTAAGAAAAATGGCATAGATCCGATCACATTAATGTCTTTAGCCAGACAAGAAAGTGCGCTTAACCCAGATGCGCAATCTCCAGTTGGCGCGCGAGGCTTAATGCAAATCATGCCGGACACCGCGCGTTACACGGCGAGAAAATATCAGTTGAGTTATTCCAATCCTGATGAGTTGTATCAAGTGGGTAAGAATATTGAAATTGGAAGCCGTTATTTGAGTAGCTTGCTCGAACGTTATGATCAGAATCGGATTTTGGCTTTTGCGGCTTATAACGCGGGGCCGAGTCGAGTGGATAGCTGGTTGAAACGCAGTGAAGGTAAGCTAGATGCGTACGGCTTTATTGAAGCGATTCCTTTTGCTGAAACTCGTGGTTATGTACAGAACATTTTGATGTTTGAAACCTATTATCGTGACTTGATGGGGGTGCAAGGTCGTTTTCTGAATGAGCACGAATTGAATACAAGGTATTGA
- the ettA gene encoding energy-dependent translational throttle protein EttA codes for MAEYVYTMSRVSKIVPPKRQILKDISLSFFPGAKIGVLGLNGAGKSTLLRIMAGIDKDIDGEARPQPGLKVGYLPQEPKLDESKTVREVVEEAVADVAHALKRLDEVYAAYAEPDADFDALAKEQGELEALIQAKNGHNLDNALERAADALRLPEWDAQVKFLSGGERRRVAICRLLLENPDMLLLDEPTNHLDAESVAWLERFLVDYAGTVVAITHDRYFLDNAAGWILELDRGEGIPWQGNYTSWLEQKDARLKQEASQEKARQKTIEKELEWVRQNPKGRQAKSKARMARFEELQNTEHQKRNETNELFIPPGERLGDKVIEVKNLTKSFDGRVLIDDLSFSMPKGAIVGIIGPNGAGKSTLFKMLSGVEQPDSGTIELGDTVKLASVDQFRDSMNDKHTVFQEISEGADIIRINNFEIPARAYCSRFNFKGVDQQKVIGELSGGERNRVHLAKLLKAGGNVLLLDEPTNDLDVETLRALEEALLEFPGCAMVISHDRWFLDRIATHILDYRDEGKVNFYEGNYTEYMEWLKQTLGAQAAEPHRIKYKRITK; via the coding sequence ATGGCTGAATACGTATATACCATGTCTCGGGTGAGCAAGATTGTGCCGCCCAAGCGTCAAATTCTGAAAGATATCTCCTTGAGTTTCTTCCCAGGTGCCAAAATTGGTGTTCTGGGTCTTAACGGTGCGGGTAAATCAACCCTGCTGCGTATCATGGCAGGCATTGACAAAGACATCGATGGTGAGGCTCGCCCACAACCAGGTCTTAAGGTGGGTTACCTACCGCAAGAGCCAAAACTGGATGAGAGTAAAACCGTACGTGAAGTGGTTGAAGAAGCCGTTGCTGATGTTGCTCATGCACTAAAGCGACTTGATGAAGTTTACGCCGCATACGCCGAGCCAGATGCAGATTTTGACGCTTTGGCAAAAGAGCAAGGTGAACTGGAAGCGCTGATCCAAGCGAAAAATGGCCACAACCTAGATAACGCTCTAGAGCGTGCCGCCGATGCACTGCGTCTGCCGGAATGGGATGCGCAAGTGAAATTCCTCTCTGGTGGTGAGCGCCGTCGTGTGGCGATCTGTCGTCTACTGCTGGAAAATCCAGACATGCTGCTGCTCGACGAACCCACCAACCACTTGGATGCCGAATCGGTAGCTTGGCTGGAGCGTTTCTTGGTCGATTACGCAGGGACTGTGGTCGCGATTACCCACGACCGTTACTTCCTCGATAACGCGGCAGGCTGGATTCTGGAACTTGACCGTGGTGAAGGTATTCCATGGCAAGGTAACTACACTTCATGGCTAGAGCAAAAAGATGCTCGTCTGAAGCAAGAAGCCTCTCAAGAGAAAGCGCGCCAAAAAACCATTGAGAAAGAACTGGAATGGGTTCGTCAGAATCCAAAGGGCCGTCAGGCTAAATCGAAAGCGCGTATGGCACGTTTTGAAGAGCTGCAAAATACTGAGCACCAAAAACGTAACGAAACCAACGAGCTGTTCATCCCGCCTGGTGAGCGCCTAGGCGACAAAGTGATTGAAGTGAAAAACCTCACCAAATCATTCGATGGTCGTGTTCTGATTGATGACCTGTCTTTTAGCATGCCAAAAGGTGCGATTGTCGGCATCATCGGCCCGAACGGAGCCGGTAAATCAACCCTATTCAAGATGTTGAGTGGTGTGGAACAACCGGATTCAGGCACCATCGAGCTAGGTGATACTGTGAAACTGGCGTCAGTGGATCAGTTCCGTGACAGCATGAACGACAAGCACACCGTATTCCAAGAGATTTCTGAAGGTGCGGATATCATTCGCATCAACAACTTCGAAATCCCTGCTCGTGCTTACTGTTCACGCTTTAACTTCAAAGGCGTTGATCAGCAAAAAGTGATTGGCGAGCTGTCTGGTGGTGAGCGTAACCGCGTCCACTTGGCAAAACTGCTTAAAGCGGGCGGCAACGTGCTGTTACTCGACGAACCTACCAACGATCTGGACGTCGAAACCCTGCGTGCTCTGGAAGAAGCGCTGCTAGAATTCCCGGGCTGTGCCATGGTGATCTCGCATGACCGTTGGTTCCTAGACCGTATTGCCACCCACATCCTAGATTACCGTGATGAAGGTAAAGTGAACTTCTACGAAGGTAACTACACCGAGTACATGGAGTGGCTGAAGCAGACTCTGGGCGCGCAAGCAGCAGAGCCTCACCGTATTAAGTACAAGCGCATTACCAAATAA
- a CDS encoding PilZ domain-containing protein, translating to MIEKRRFSRILYQAPATLSQGDKQLSTCIQDLSLHGLLLWSEDEPDLDTHALVDVVFSLPESDVTISLSAKVISIQERIIRMAISHIDIESIAHLRRLVELNVGDDSLLHRDLEHLSDLGLHE from the coding sequence ATGATCGAAAAACGTCGCTTTTCACGCATCCTGTATCAAGCGCCAGCCACCCTAAGCCAAGGCGATAAACAACTGTCGACTTGCATTCAGGATCTATCGCTACACGGCTTGCTGCTCTGGTCAGAAGATGAGCCGGATTTAGATACTCACGCTTTAGTGGATGTGGTTTTTAGCCTACCAGAAAGCGATGTAACCATATCCCTCAGCGCAAAAGTCATCAGCATCCAAGAGCGGATCATTCGAATGGCGATCAGCCATATTGATATTGAAAGCATTGCGCACTTACGTCGCTTAGTGGAGTTGAATGTGGGCGATGACAGCTTACTGCACCGAGACTTAGAGCATCTTTCTGATTTGGGACTGCATGAGTAA